The Deinococcus sp. Marseille-Q6407 genome has a window encoding:
- the dgt gene encoding dGTP triphosphohydrolase: MTANIDRWAQLLSHERLHAARSRGHAAHDEETGRSEFDADYGRLIFSSAFRRLQDKTQVFPLAKSDYTRTRLTHTLEVANVGRGLGKHFGLLLQKRGELPGHLHPEDVATIVSVACLAHDIGNPPFGHSGEAAIQEWAQRHESTLHAQMSAVEFGDLRRFEGNAQSFRILARLWARQREGGARLTLASYGALLKYPRGSGHERDKTDCAGKKFNYFQADATLAEAVRVGLGLSERRGAGCFARHPLVYLMEAADDICYRVVDLEDSEEAGVISRERFDELLRPFLPDYLRRMSTAELRERSTSELRAHAIGALMAAVMHVATAHLDELREGTFTLALIDAIDPEMHASYEALGDEVRKTAYIDSRVLQVEFAGFKVIGGLLDELMQALPPSLESNERLSSSGQKLLKLLPKKYLLVRPDADFHAFAKDADAEAIVRELTPYERTLVMTDYVSGMTDSYALDMHRILTGVKLP; this comes from the coding sequence ATGACCGCCAATATTGACCGCTGGGCGCAACTGCTCAGCCATGAGCGCCTGCACGCTGCGCGCAGCCGGGGACACGCCGCTCATGACGAGGAAACGGGCCGGAGCGAGTTTGATGCCGACTACGGACGCCTGATTTTTTCCAGTGCATTTCGCCGCTTGCAGGATAAGACCCAGGTCTTTCCGCTGGCCAAGTCGGACTACACCCGTACGCGGCTGACTCACACACTGGAAGTGGCGAACGTGGGGCGTGGACTAGGCAAACATTTTGGGCTGCTCCTGCAAAAGCGCGGCGAGTTGCCGGGGCATCTGCACCCCGAAGACGTGGCCACCATCGTCAGCGTGGCCTGTCTGGCGCACGACATCGGCAATCCACCGTTTGGACACAGCGGCGAGGCGGCTATTCAGGAGTGGGCACAGCGGCACGAAAGCACGTTGCATGCGCAGATGTCGGCAGTGGAGTTCGGGGACCTGCGGCGCTTCGAGGGGAATGCCCAGAGCTTCCGCATTCTGGCCAGACTGTGGGCGCGTCAGCGTGAAGGTGGCGCACGGTTGACCCTGGCCAGTTACGGTGCCCTGCTCAAATACCCACGTGGCAGCGGACATGAGCGCGACAAAACTGACTGCGCAGGCAAAAAATTCAACTACTTTCAGGCGGATGCGACACTGGCAGAGGCAGTACGTGTGGGCCTCGGCTTGAGCGAACGCCGCGGTGCAGGCTGCTTTGCGCGGCATCCGCTGGTGTACCTGATGGAAGCCGCCGACGACATCTGCTACCGCGTGGTTGACCTGGAAGACTCGGAAGAGGCCGGGGTCATCTCGCGTGAACGTTTTGATGAGCTGCTGCGGCCCTTCTTGCCGGATTATTTACGCCGCATGTCCACTGCCGAATTGCGTGAACGCTCTACTTCCGAGCTCCGCGCACATGCCATTGGCGCGCTGATGGCTGCCGTAATGCATGTGGCGACCGCGCATCTGGACGAGTTGCGGGAAGGCACCTTCACACTGGCCCTGATAGATGCGATAGACCCGGAGATGCATGCCAGCTATGAAGCTCTGGGGGATGAAGTCAGGAAGACCGCCTATATAGATTCCCGGGTGCTGCAAGTAGAGTTTGCAGGCTTCAAGGTGATTGGCGGGCTACTGGACGAGTTGATGCAGGCGCTTCCGCCTAGCCTGGAGAGCAACGAGCGGCTCAGTAGCTCAGGACAGAAGTTGCTGAAGCTGCTGCCCAAGAAATACCTGCTGGTGCGGCCTGACGCGGACTTTCACGCTTTTGCCAAAGATGCAGACGCCGAA
- a CDS encoding glycine--tRNA ligase codes for MPAQTMEELVSLCKRRGFIFQSSEIYGGLQGFYDYGPLGVELKNNIKNAWWRANIYERDDMEGLDASIIMHRLALRHSGHEATFNDPMVDNKKTKKRYRLDHLVKDQKADVLAKVAAAVNESPDNIAAVSARLMEQPARAAEILVEAGVRDAFSGEVGEWTEPRPFNMMFKTSIGPVADEDSFGYLRPETAQGIFLNFKNVVDSTSRRLPFGIAQIGKAFRNEITPRNFVFRVREMEQMEIEFFCAPGTDEEWHEHWLQKRLQWWEDQGVPREKIIVENVPKDDLAHYSKRTYDLMYDFPTLGHDEIEGIANRTDFDLGSHTKGQAELGLTAQVMENNDSIAKLTIPHPDTNKPVVPFVIEPSAGVDRAMLAVLSEAYHKETLENGNERTVLKLKPHLAPIKVAVIPLARNKPELVDLARQIKADLQKLGLGRILLEESGNIGKAYRRHDEVGTPFCVTVDFDTVGKGDDEALTNTVTVRDRDTLAQERIQISELGRWLAEKLR; via the coding sequence ATGCCCGCACAAACGATGGAAGAACTGGTCAGCCTGTGCAAGCGCCGCGGATTCATTTTTCAGAGCAGTGAAATCTACGGCGGCCTGCAGGGCTTTTACGATTACGGCCCCCTCGGCGTGGAGCTGAAGAACAACATCAAGAACGCCTGGTGGCGCGCCAACATCTACGAGCGCGACGATATGGAGGGCCTCGACGCCTCGATCATCATGCACCGGCTGGCGCTGCGGCACTCCGGCCACGAGGCCACCTTCAACGACCCGATGGTGGACAACAAGAAGACCAAGAAGCGTTACCGCCTGGACCACCTGGTCAAGGACCAGAAGGCCGACGTGCTGGCCAAAGTCGCCGCTGCCGTGAACGAATCGCCCGACAACATCGCCGCCGTTTCGGCCCGCTTGATGGAGCAGCCGGCCCGCGCCGCCGAGATTCTGGTGGAAGCCGGCGTGCGTGACGCTTTCAGCGGCGAAGTGGGCGAGTGGACCGAGCCGCGCCCCTTCAACATGATGTTCAAGACTTCCATCGGCCCGGTGGCCGACGAGGACTCTTTCGGCTACCTGCGCCCCGAAACCGCTCAGGGCATCTTCCTGAACTTCAAGAATGTGGTGGACTCCACCAGCCGCCGGCTGCCGTTCGGTATCGCCCAGATCGGCAAGGCGTTCCGCAACGAGATCACTCCGCGCAACTTCGTGTTCCGGGTGCGCGAGATGGAGCAGATGGAAATCGAGTTCTTCTGCGCCCCCGGCACCGATGAGGAGTGGCACGAGCACTGGCTGCAAAAGCGCCTGCAATGGTGGGAAGACCAGGGCGTGCCGCGCGAGAAGATCATCGTGGAGAACGTGCCCAAGGACGACCTGGCGCACTACTCCAAGCGCACCTACGACCTGATGTACGATTTCCCCACCCTGGGCCACGATGAAATCGAAGGCATCGCCAACCGCACCGATTTTGACCTGGGTTCGCACACCAAGGGTCAGGCCGAACTGGGGCTGACCGCGCAGGTGATGGAGAACAACGATTCCATCGCCAAGCTGACCATTCCGCACCCCGACACCAACAAGCCGGTGGTGCCGTTCGTGATTGAGCCCTCGGCCGGCGTGGACCGCGCCATGCTGGCGGTGCTGAGCGAGGCGTACCACAAGGAAACCCTGGAGAACGGCAACGAGCGCACCGTGCTGAAGCTGAAGCCACACCTCGCACCCATCAAGGTGGCGGTGATTCCGCTGGCCCGCAACAAGCCCGAACTGGTGGACCTAGCCCGGCAGATCAAGGCCGATCTGCAGAAGCTGGGGCTGGGCCGCATTCTGCTCGAAGAAAGCGGCAACATCGGCAAAGCTTACCGCCGCCACGACGAAGTGGGCACACCGTTTTGCGTAACGGTGGATTTCGATACCGTGGGCAAGGGCGACGATGAAGCCCTGACCAACACCGTGACGGTCCGTGACCGTGACACCCTGGCGCAGGAGCGGATACAGATCAGCGAGCTGGGCCGCTGGCTGGCAGAAAAGCTGCGCTGA
- a CDS encoding electron transfer flavoprotein subunit beta/FixA family protein produces the protein MKILTLIRQVPDAEARVKAAGGQIDLSSTTMVIDGMDEYGVEESLQLRESGADVEEIIGLAVGPAQTEDALRTALAMGIDRAIHVETEGYMDPIAVSRIVATIAQEEGVQLILAGGQQADWDSQALGAATAERLGWPQATWTNDLSISGTTLTGKHDVDSGSENFQMELPAVVTTQQGLNEPRYPTLPNIMKAKKKELRKEDLGRFGAENGVQLVSSEIQVRQRKNQLIDGKDPQAAAQELLNLLRNEAKVLN, from the coding sequence ATGAAAATTCTGACCCTGATTCGCCAAGTTCCCGACGCCGAAGCCCGTGTGAAAGCGGCCGGTGGCCAGATAGATCTGAGCAGCACCACCATGGTGATTGACGGTATGGACGAGTACGGCGTGGAAGAGTCGCTGCAGCTGCGCGAAAGCGGCGCCGACGTTGAAGAGATCATCGGCCTGGCCGTGGGCCCGGCCCAGACCGAAGACGCCCTGCGCACCGCGCTGGCGATGGGCATTGACCGCGCCATTCATGTGGAAACCGAAGGCTATATGGACCCGATCGCCGTGAGCCGCATCGTGGCGACCATCGCCCAGGAAGAAGGCGTGCAGCTGATCCTGGCCGGCGGCCAGCAGGCCGACTGGGACAGCCAGGCCCTGGGTGCCGCGACCGCCGAACGCCTGGGCTGGCCCCAGGCCACCTGGACCAACGATCTGAGCATCAGCGGGACCACCCTGACCGGCAAGCACGATGTGGACAGCGGCAGCGAGAACTTCCAGATGGAACTGCCCGCCGTGGTCACCACCCAGCAGGGCCTGAACGAACCGCGCTACCCCACCCTGCCCAACATCATGAAGGCCAAGAAAAAGGAACTGCGCAAAGAAGACCTGGGCCGCTTCGGCGCCGAAAACGGCGTGCAGCTGGTGAGCAGCGAGATTCAGGTGCGCCAGCGCAAGAACCAGCTGATCGACGGCAAGGACCCGCAGGCCGCCGCGCAGGAACTGCTGAACCTGCTGCGCAACGAAGCCAAAGTCCTGAACTGA
- a CDS encoding electron transfer flavoprotein subunit alpha/FixB family protein: MILIIAEYKDGQLSKSTAEMIQAARASGQSGPVTVLVLGSGVSDIANQAAQYADQVLVADRPELAQYNAELWAAAATQIAQQGQASVVMIGGSRSGREYAPRVAVKLDAPYLEDAIALQAVDGGLQSQRYSYLARVTETQQASAPTVVVTVKPGAFNPAAATGQTADQYDVELELPQARLQVTGKNEEKLDRVALTEADVIVTGGRGVGSSENFGTLVEGLADAIGAGVGATRAVVDAGWRPYSEQVGQTGKTVQPGAYIALGVSGAVQHLSGMGKSKYIVAINKDAEAPIFKVADYGIVGDVNEIVPALISAAR; the protein is encoded by the coding sequence ATGATTCTGATTATTGCCGAATACAAAGACGGCCAGCTGTCCAAGTCCACCGCCGAAATGATTCAGGCGGCCCGCGCTTCAGGCCAGAGCGGCCCCGTGACCGTGCTGGTGCTGGGCAGCGGCGTGAGTGACATTGCCAACCAGGCCGCCCAGTACGCCGATCAGGTGCTGGTGGCCGACCGCCCCGAACTGGCCCAGTACAACGCCGAACTGTGGGCCGCCGCCGCCACCCAGATTGCCCAGCAGGGTCAGGCCAGCGTGGTCATGATCGGCGGCAGCCGCTCGGGCCGTGAATACGCGCCCCGCGTGGCCGTCAAGCTGGACGCCCCCTACCTGGAAGACGCCATTGCCCTGCAGGCAGTGGACGGCGGCCTGCAGAGCCAGCGTTACTCGTACCTGGCCCGCGTGACCGAAACCCAGCAGGCCAGCGCCCCCACCGTGGTAGTGACCGTCAAGCCCGGCGCCTTTAACCCGGCGGCCGCCACTGGCCAGACTGCCGACCAGTACGACGTGGAACTGGAACTGCCGCAGGCCCGCTTGCAGGTGACCGGCAAGAACGAAGAAAAGCTGGACCGCGTGGCGCTGACCGAAGCCGACGTGATCGTGACCGGCGGCCGCGGCGTGGGCAGCTCCGAGAACTTCGGCACCCTGGTCGAAGGCCTGGCCGACGCCATCGGTGCCGGTGTGGGTGCGACCCGCGCCGTGGTGGACGCCGGCTGGCGCCCCTACAGTGAGCAGGTGGGCCAGACCGGGAAGACCGTGCAGCCCGGCGCTTATATCGCCCTGGGCGTGAGCGGCGCGGTGCAGCACCTGTCCGGCATGGGCAAGAGCAAGTACATCGTGGCAATCAACAAGGACGCCGAAGCGCCCATCTTCAAGGTGGCCGACTACGGCATCGTGGGCGACGTGAACGAGATCGTTCCTGCCCTGATCAGCGCGGCCCGCTGA
- a CDS encoding phospholipase, with amino-acid sequence MLSRWQQAGAGALLGLALSGCTPAFHPQPAPPSLLARSSEAVALIKQLGWGTPEALAAARPRLEPLWPELDWEGNGCSTPKGLDLGHREDFTPACNVHDFAYHNLRVLEPTAANRRASDEAFRRNLWAICERKPANAQLSCYSAAAAYYAAVRLRGSTRFAPGT; translated from the coding sequence ATGCTGAGCCGGTGGCAGCAGGCCGGCGCCGGTGCCCTGCTGGGTCTGGCGCTCAGCGGCTGCACACCGGCGTTTCATCCGCAGCCGGCACCTCCCAGCCTGCTGGCCCGCTCCAGCGAGGCTGTTGCCCTGATCAAACAGCTGGGCTGGGGCACGCCTGAAGCGCTGGCGGCCGCCCGGCCCCGGCTGGAGCCGCTCTGGCCGGAGCTGGACTGGGAAGGCAACGGGTGCAGCACGCCCAAAGGGCTGGATTTGGGCCACCGGGAGGACTTTACCCCGGCCTGCAACGTGCATGATTTTGCCTATCACAACCTGCGGGTGCTGGAACCGACGGCGGCCAACCGCCGCGCCAGCGACGAGGCTTTCCGCCGGAACCTGTGGGCCATCTGTGAGCGCAAGCCGGCCAATGCGCAGCTCAGTTGTTACTCGGCGGCCGCGGCCTATTACGCGGCTGTGCGGTTGCGGGGCAGCACCCGCTTCGCTCCGGGAACCTGA